A genomic stretch from Arachis stenosperma cultivar V10309 chromosome 3, arast.V10309.gnm1.PFL2, whole genome shotgun sequence includes:
- the LOC130965816 gene encoding uncharacterized protein LOC130965816, with the protein MRYDGTQDPQEHLTAFEARMNLEGVGDEVRCRAFPVTLVGPAIRWFNRLPQGSIARFSDINRTFLAQFTTQIAKAKHPINLLGVTQRPVEPTRKYLDRFNDECLEIDGLTDSVASLCLTNGLLNEDFRKHLTLKPVWTMQEIQSVAKEYINDEEVSQVVAAKKRQPSYHQPRQHGGRERKKERTEVYQQIAEKGILSKPRPLKDRTGGNKSLYCDYYKGYGHKTQDCFDLKDALEQASRDGKLAEFSHLIKEPRRRKRDRDGGGQKPHVLIDNQNSFDIIN; encoded by the exons atgaggtacgatgGAACTCAAGACCCACAGGAGCATCTAACGGCCTTCGAGGCCAGAATGAATTTGGAGGGGGTAGGTGACGAGGTCAGGTGTCGCGCTTTCCCAGTCACCCTGGTGGGACCCGCAATACGGTGGTTTAATAGGCTCCCGCAAGGTTCTATTGCTAGGTTCTCAGACATCAACCGCACCTTCTTGGCCCAATTCACTACCCAAATCGCGAAGGCAAAACACCCGATCAACTTACTCGGGGTGACACAAAGGCCCGTCGAGCCGACCAGAAAATACTTGGACCGGTTCAACGATGAGTGTTTGGAGATCGACGGCCTAACCGACTCGGTGGCTAGTTTGTGTTTGACGAATGGACTTTTAAATGAGGATTTCAGGAAGCATCTCACCTTGAAGCCGGTTTGGACGATGCAGGAGATCCAAAGCGTAGCCAAGGAATATATCAACGATGAAGAAGTCAGTCAAGTCGTGGCTGCCAAGAAGCGGCAGCCCTCCTACCATCAACCTCGACAGCACGGTGGCAGAGAAAGGAAGAAGGAGcgcactg AAGTTTATCAGCAGATAGCCGAGAAGGGAATCTTGTCGAAGCCCCGACCTCTAAAGGACCGAACCGGGGGGAACAAGAGCCTCTATTGTGATTATTATAAGGGCTATGGACATAAGACACAGGATTGCTTCGACCTGAAGGACGCGCTAGAGCAGGCGAGCCGGGACGGAAAGCTAGCCGAGTTCTCCCACCTTATCAAAGAGCCGAGGAGACGTAAACGAGACCGAGATGGGGGAGGACAAAAGCCGCACG ttttaattgataatcaaaactcatttgaTATCATAAACTGA